The Oncorhynchus clarkii lewisi isolate Uvic-CL-2024 chromosome 31, UVic_Ocla_1.0, whole genome shotgun sequence genome includes the window AAGTAAAGACTAGTGAGCTAGCTGtttcatctcacacacacacacacacttttatttgAACTTCAACCACAGGTCACATTTAAAAAATGGCCTTCCCGACACTGACTCCCATTCCCTCTGTCTGCTTGCCTGTATAAAGGTTGTGGAACAGGACTTTGTCTTCCACTTGTCACACCCTCTCTCACAATGGACTCCAATAGGTCATGTTTGCCATGCCCTGatgcaagcattttgctacatccGCAACATccgctaaatatgtgtatgcgatcAAGAACATGTTATTTGATTTAATACCACACTGTGATTAGACACACAGGGAATGTCTCAAAGCAACTAGAATGGAGTTAAAGGAAATTACGAGTTATGAGCAAATACATTGTAGGTATTGAGTTAGTTGACACTTGTTGATCGTGGTCATTTATGGTATGAGAGGGATATATGACAGTGGTGTATTCTATTTTGACCAGTCAGCCCAACTGTTGCAATTCTACAGTAGGTAATGACTCCGATGATCCAATCTTGTCTCTCCAGGTACCTGTTTCGCAGCGGAAACATTGAGATCAACGGAGACAAGTTTTATAACACCACCGTGGAGGTGCTCCCTAGtgatgtgagtgagtgagtgagtgactgagtgactgagagagagagagggagagagatctcTGGTGACTGCAGTGTCATGGAGCTGGTCTAAGAGACTGATGTGACTCTCAGGTGTCAGATCCTGGGGACTATGTAACAAGATGACAGGAAACACCAACCACCACATGCTATCTGCTAACACGCTGATGgcctatctctgtgtgtgtgtgtgtgtgtttgagataaATCAACACAAAATATGAAACTTTCACTCCTGTCCATACTCCACTACAGTCTTATACAAAGTAAAAAATGAAAGAATCACACATTGTTCATAATGTCATCAATATAATCATCAGTGTGTCCTGGTACCTTCAGTAGCTCTGACGTCAATCACTATCAAACGATATGAGCACAATCCCTGACATTCAGTAACTAGTCTGGTGACTTGTGAGTCTCACACAATAGAACACTGGAAATCGAGTGTATTACAGATGGGGAAACATAAATATGCTAAGCTACAGTATGTGTTAATTACTCTTAAATGACTATGAACGTTATGTATCTTAAACATTCCCATTCTAGTTCTAGTGTTATAGTGGAAGTGGTCCATAGACTTCTGCTCATATCGTGGTTGTGTGGCTATTTAAAATGATACTCATTTGAATGACTGTACTCCATAGACCTTCAGTTACCTTATGGCTGTGTTTCGTAGAACTATTCAAATATAACTCTATTTATATAGTTCTGTGGAGCAGAACCATCGTCATAGTGCAATGACTATGGACATAGATGTTGTGATATACAGCTTTGCTGAATGCGACCTGAGATAGTGAAAACATAGGTCCATTTTAACCCAGTTTAACATGTGTTTTTCCTCTCCAGAGCTCGGTGAGTGACAGACTGGTGGGTGGCCAGTCTCCTCAATACGAAGGATCTTACGGAGGCTTCATAGTGATTGGTACATGAGTTTTAATATTCTTATTCCTGGTCAGGTGAAGTGGTCGGGAAAAGCTCTGATCTCCTTTTATTGCTAGTAGTTTCTCTGTCATCTCTGGCCTTATAGACACAAACACTTGCCAGGGTAAGACGGGCAGACACACCTCCATCAAGGTGTTGTTCTGTTGTTAACTAGAATAGCTATCGGACTCTACCCTGGTAGTGTTTGTGTGGTGGCGGTTGGTTGTCTGTATAAGTGTACCTTTGACCCTCTTAATGCCTTCTGTGATTGAGATAGCgcaaatagagagagaaggaatgactAAGCTTTGCTGAATCATAAATCACCtcaaaggggaatggaaacactaggCTTTAGAAATCCAGCTAATTGTAACTGTAAATCGCTATATTGGCATTATTGCATCATCGATAGTTGAGTTTAGGAATTCCTGAATTTTCTGAGACCATGACCTTCGTGTGCATTAATGAGCATCATTTGCTGGTGTCAAAAACATGATACATATTTTGAAAGCTGAGAAACAGACGTTTCAAAAGGTATGATATACAATAGCACCACATCAATCAAGAAACAGCTGACATTTACACAACTTcctaatgaagaaaaaaaaaaaaaatatatatatatataaacactaccgttcaaaagttttggatcacttagaaatgttcttgtttttgaaagaaaagcatttttttgtccatttaaaataacatcaaactgatcagaaatacagtgtataatattgttaatattgtaaattatTGTAgcaggaaacagcagatttttacaTGTTCAGTGTTTTACATTTACATTCCCCATATGCTTCACGGgcctcgtctgaagtcggtatcGCTAAtgtgtcaacttctgtctgtagtgtcctaacagtttggcctacaaactaatatgaccgcaaaacaccagtctcaacgtcaacaaggAAGAGGCGTCTCCGGGATTCTGGCCTACTAGGCAGAGtttcaaagaaaaaaacatatctcagactggctaatAAAAAGAAACGATTAAGattggcaaaagaacagacactggccAGAGATATGGTTTTAACTTtgatgccagttgaggacttataaggcgcctgtttctcaaactagacactctaatgtacttgtcctcttgctcagttgtgcaccggggcctcccactgcactttctattctggttagtgccagtttgcgctgttctgtgaagggagtagtacacagcgttgtacgagatcttcagttttttggcaatttctcgcatggaatagccttaatttctcagaacaagaatagactgacgagtttcagaagaaagtactttgtttctggccattttaggCCTGTAATGGAACCCAgaaatgctgattctccagatattcaactagtctaaagaaggccagttttattgcttcttttattagaacaacaattttcagctgtgctaacataattgcaaaagggttttctaatgatcaattagccttttaaaagtataaacttggattagctagcacaatgtgccattggaacacaggagtgatggttcagctgttccagctacaatagtcatttgatgaaacattgaatttagCCTTACTGCTACAGTATTAGCCCATAGAAAAacattgaataacatattcataaaaaataaaaaaaataaaaaatgaattatgttttgaagtgtctgtcctatgtcTAAGAGATCTGACAAAGCCCAGgaaattacaccccccccccccccacccccaaattgacccatatttaacccctttttttggGCACTAGAGTACTTCCATATCATTCACTTTTTAAAAACTGCTACCGGGTTACCTTCcgtcttgtgaggcttgtgggcgtcgtagagcaaaacaactgacatgtacacgtttgtgagagtctcagatTTCTATGGcgaggtcatattagtttgtaggccaaactgttaggacgctacagacagaagttaaTACATTGGTGATACTGACACCAGACGAAGCCTGTGAAgcttgtgggggtcatagagtATAACACtgaccatatacagtgcattgggtaagtattcagaccccttgacttgttacgtcacagccttattctaaaatgtatttttttttaaattccccctcatcaagctacacacaataccctataatgacaaagcaaaaacagttttttagaaatagTTGCACATTTAATTAAAAATATAaatctgaaatattacatttacttaagtattcagattctttactcagtactttgttgaagcacctttggcggcgattacagtcttgagtcttcttcggtatgacggtacaagcttggcacacctgtatttggagagtttctcacattattctctgcagatcctctcaatgtctgtcaggttgaatggggagcattgctgtacagctattttcaggtctctccagaaatgctTGATCGGTTtcgagtccgggctctggttggcccacgcaaggacattcagagacttgtcccaaagccactcctgcgttgtcttggctgtgtgcttaaggttgttgtcctgttggacggtgaaccttcgcccaagtatgaggtcctgagcgctctggagcaggttttcatcaaggatctctctgtaccttcctccgttcatctttgccaaatcctgactagtctcccaatccctgccgctgaaaaacatccccacagcatgatgctgccaccaccatacttcatcaaaccagagaatcttgtttctcagtcctttagatgccttttggcaaactccaagcgggctgtcatgtggcttttactgaggagtggcttccgtctggccactctaccataaaggcctgattggtggagtgctgcagagatggtggttctcccatctccacagaggaactctagagctctgtcagagtgtccatcgggttcttagtcacctccctgaccaaggcccttctcccccgattgctcagtttggctggggggccagctctaggaagagttttggtggttccaaacttcttccatttaagaatgatggaggccactgtgttcttgaagatcttcaatgctgcagaaatgttttggtaccgttTCCCAGATTTGTTCCCCTACACAATCCTGACACgcacaattccttcaacctcatggcttggtttttgctctgacatgcactgtcaactgtgggaccttacatagacatgtgtgtgcctttccaaattaggtccaaacaattgaatttaccacaggtggactccaatcaagttgtagaaacatctcaaggatgatcaatggaaacaggatgcacctgagctcaatttcgagtctcgtagcaaagggtctaaatacctatgtatttttaatacatttgcaaacatttctaaaaacctgttttggcttagtcatgatggggtattgtgtgtagaagaaTTTTAATTTttatgatttaatacattttagaatagggatgtaatgtaacaacatgtggaaaaagtcaaggggtctgaatacattccaaaggtactgtatgtgttcatGAGTCTCACCTTTTGATGTTGGGGTCATATAGGTATAGATATGTGAGAAGACCAATTGTCCGTTTAAACAGATGGATTATGGCAGGGATTTTTATTATTATACTAATGACATTTACACGGGGGGTGGACATCGACTCTATATTAATTAGCTGGTACACACCTGATATAAGACCCAATTGTTGAAGAGCCAGAAGAAGGGAAAGCTAAGGGAGACGGATATAGAGTTACAAGGAGACCGAGAGCGAGAAGTAGTCTTGAAATACTAGACCTAGGGCGGCAACAGCAGTAGGACTGGGATTAATTACGGATTCTCTTGGTGATTTAAAAAAGGGAGAAAAAAGAATAATAACATTGAGCTTTTAAAGCGGGATTGAAATGTAAAGTCAATGTTCCCCTTAATGGCAGAAATTCATCCAGCACTTTGGGGGGGAGATGAAATACCGGAGTCCCATTCGTTGGATGACATAAACATGGGCGAGGGAGCGTGAACAAGGCGGGACCAAAGTTGGGGAAAGTGGAACTTTTGTTGCATACTCTGCGATGTTGCATTGCTGTTGACCAATCAAAGCTCACTATATAGTTTCCAGCCCCTACTGGATTGGCTGTTGATACCAAGCACGACCTAAACTGCTTGCTAACACCGACATGAGGGCGAAGCTAGCGTGCTAGTCGTATCACTGCTGTAAGTGAGAAGGATCGTCAATAGTTGTCATAAACCCAACATATTTCttcaatttatcttcttaaaatgtgatttaaacttaaccacactgctaaccatatgcctaaccttaaccttaacttaagaccaaaaatacatttttgtttataTGACTTTTTATGATATAGACaattttgtggctgtggtaactagtggaaaccagtgagaaggggagcgagaaaggaggagagagagagagagagacctacagtacCAAAACAGCAGAGGAGAACAAAGAAAGGGACACACCTTAGAAGCCTTCCATTGATGTCTGAGTCCAATCCATTCATACATAACCAACAGAATTCCTCATAGACAATAGTCTCATATGAAACTCCAATTGTTAAAAGGTTATAGCCCACTGTGGGATGTTTTGTACATGACTGGTTATAGAGTCGATTGCGGTTATAATAGACTGTATATTCTGCCCAGGGTTTTCAGAATAATGCTACATTCAGGTTACTAATATATTATTGAATGTTTGTCTTATGTTTGTAGGTTCCTTTGTGGATGGGATGGCTGAGGGACAGATAGACGCACAGATGCAGCCCATCTCTGCTTTACGTCTGCTGGTACACAGCGACTCTGACGTGTGGGTTCTGCTCAGTGAGGTGAGCTTTGTGCGCGAATGAGGAAGTGAAAGGAATTTAGTGTTTTATTAGTCAGTCAATGGTTCTCTAGATTTAAAGGTGTGTCCAAACAGCTTGTAGGTGCTGTGTCCTGAAAGAGGAAGTGGATTTGTTTCACGAGAATGACAAGGGCTCTCTGCAGTCCGTATCGCAGAAGTTCAGCATTAACggtgtgattgaaatttaaaggcaacatTCCTGCGTTAGGGAagactgcattcatggtaaatGGCGTATATGTCAGCTCAATAGGAAATGACCTTTCAATTTCTATTGAACAGAGCCCTAAGTCACATTCCTACATAGTTCCCTCTCTTAACTTAGAGGGAACTCTGTGAACTTATTTACAATAACCATCAGTGTGTCTTGGTACCTTCGGTAGCTCTGGTGTCAATCACGATCAAGCGATATGAGAACAATCCCTAACATTCAGTTACAAGTGTGGTGACCATCAACCCGTGGACAAACGAGTGTCACAAATAGAGCCCTGGAAATCATGTgtgttacagaaagagaaagcaGCAATATGCTAAGCATTGTGTTAATTACTCTTGATTAATTATGGGGGGCAttagagagagtgtgtttctGTGTCGGATTACAGCTTTGGTTAATGCTCATGCTTGTCCCTGTCTGTCAGATATTTATTAAACTTTGATGACGGGAAGAAACAGGAGAAACCTGAGGGCCCGCGCTGCCTCCCTACCTGTTACACTCCACACCTGGACCAACAGCGACCTCTATTGGACATGGATAGTCAATGCAGTTTCTCTAACCGTCTCACCTGCTACTGAATggaagtacacacacactgtggatgTTCTCTTCACCCTTCGGATAGTTTTTCAACCCATGACTATAATGTGAATCTGGAAGAGACAGTTTCAATTTGTGTGTTCCTAAATTAGTTTGTCAATCAATTTGAGCATTTCCACGGTTGTGGAAGACTTTATACTGGACACCAGCTTTCAGCTGCGGTTTTAGTCTCCGTTCTCTAGAGGGAAAACATGATTTAACGTGTACAGGGCTATGTTAGAGTATAACAACGACAATTCAGCGAGAGATGATTTGATTGATACACTCCGCCAGTAATgaatgcaatgtgtgtgtgtgtgtgtgtgtgtgtgtgcgtgtgcgtgagagagagaaaaagatgtgGACTGATGCAATGATTGTATGGTTGTATTATTGAGTGTTAGTTACATTGTTTGCGCAAGTTCATGTCTCTGGCCAAAATCCTGTCAATCAGGTTCATTCCACAAGTTAGTATTTTGCCATAGGTGCATTTCCCTGGTACTGAACTGCAAGTCTACTAGTTTCAATGGGGATCAGTCACTCCACATGTAGGTACTATGTGCTGTATATAAAGAAAGAACATGAAGGCATTCTTGATTGTGGATAGCAATTTAACGGCTTGACAAATTCTCTTGATTTTTTTCCCAACCTTTAACGTATAAGTAGCAGTGGAGgcgaggacggctcataataatggctggaacagagtaaatggaatggcatcaaacacatgtaaaacatgtttgatgtatttgataccattccaccaattccgctccagtcattacctcgagcccatcctccccaattatgttgccaccaacctcctgtgataagTATCTGTATGTGTTCCATATTTCATAGGTAGAAAATACAGGTTCTCTCTACTCTACAAACTAGACTATAATTGTCTGACTTTACAATATCTACAGATATTATAGTTGATGAGTAAGTAGTATTGTTAGCTCAATTTCTCCCCAAGTTTGGTCTCGAGTTTACTTCGACTTGCAGACAGTCACAGCTAATGTTCCCCAGCAGGGGGCACTAATACTGCACAAGTCTTGCAGCTGGGTCAACTCAACAATCACTCCGGATATTAAAACAAAATATTTGTTGCCGGGAGAATACATTTGTGTATCCTAGGCCGGCAGAGGAAATCGGGGAGAGAAGTAAACTCCTCCGTCCACCTTAACAAATTGACACTGCTACGTAATTATTGGTTTCCAGGTCAGAGGACTCGAGGACAGACTTTGGTCTAATTGAGAATCTCCCTGAGAAATTCCGTTTCTAATTCAATGGATTTGACGTGCTACCTTGTTCCGTGCCTGCTGTTTCGACCCTCTCGCTCTACCGCACCTGATCTCTCTAActaaatgatcggctatgaaaagccaactagcATTtactcctgttgcaccctctacaaccactgattattatttgaccctgctggtcatctatgagcgtttgaacatcttggccatgtactgttatactctccacccggcacagccagaataggactggccacccctcatagcctggttcctctctaggacaTACAGTATAATGCCTCGACATGTCAACAGATCAATTTACAGCATGACCTCAGTGAGATGCAGAACGCCAAAACTCAATGCTGGCTGTTCCTCATTTGTCTTTCCGGGCACCCTTATAGCCCATGTGGAAGCTGGAGATGTGGTTTAGAGAGGACAatgtggagacaggagaggaataCCACCACATACACTCAAAAGGCAAATCAAACACTTTTATTAAAACAAATGCATTTAAAAAGAACATAAATGGTCAAATGTACACAACGGCTACACACCAAGGTTTAGGGTGACTTCCACTGGCTGACAAATGCAACGAAGCAACTTTCTCTACCATTGATGCACATGCGCAAGCCCCAAATTGTTCATACAATAGCAATTCATTTTAGAAACAAAAAGGTCTGAACTCTGATTTAAcatcttgtgtgtttgtgtgtcagtggagagagtcagcattccaattaaGCCTAGACCTAAAAGCACAGTCTAATAATATGACAAACAATATTAAAACATACAATATTAAACCATGATGaccttagggctctattcaagcTGTAAAGCGGAAGTGTTACAGATTCTGCGATAGAAATGTAAAGATAATTTCCctttgagccgacatatgcagcgtttaccgtgaatgagGTCTCTGCTAAAGccggaacattgcctttaaatttgaATCACGCTGTTAAGCTGAACTTCGCGATGCGGATTGAATAGAGAGAGCCCTTAGGGTTGCATAATTCCAGTAACTTTCTCCAAATTCCAATTTCtgggttttccagaaatcctggttggaagattcctgcAATTAGAAGTggataagcaggaaatctgggAATAGTCTTGAGATTTCTAGAAAAACAGACTTTTGGGGAAAGTTACCGTAATTTTGCAAGCCTATTTAGACTACTAGGCAATCTGAAATGACACGGTTCCCTCGTCTCTTCCTTCAGGCGAGGTTATGTGTAGTAAAAGAAACATATACACCCAGAAATAACAAAGTCGGATACAACAACTGTGTAACAATGGCAATAATACTGTAACATAAATAGAAAAGTTAAAAAGTAACCCAATGTAAACAATTGAGCTTCACTGTAGAAATCTTAAAGGTGGCGAAGTGAGGGGAGGGTCTAGGGCTATGGATGTCATGACGACAAAGGCATAAACTCTACCAGCTGTAGTTCAGGGGGGTTATTGGCTGGTAATTGGGTTAGGAGGGCTGAAGGTAGAGGGGGGTTGGTTTTGGAGGGCAGTGGCGGTTCTTGTCTGGTCCCTTATTTTCGTTTGCTCTTGGTGTCGGTGGTCTGGAACACGCTGGAGGCAGACATAAGGTTCTCAATGTACTGACCCAGAACCTGGTTCTCAGACTTCAACTTCAGGTTCTCCTCCTTCACCGCATCCACACGCGACGACAGGTCTGACAACAACAATGATTTAAGGTATTGCAAAAACTAACATAATTTACCGCTGCTTTCATCGGTCTGCAAACATCCAGCTGTCTCACCTTCTAGAGTGTGCTGAAGCTCCAACACCTGGTTTATAAGCCTAGTCTTTTCCTCCAGCTCAGCCTGATTCTCCATGTCACCTACAACACACATAACGCATTCTATTACAAACATGTCCACGGGAAACAAATGCTGTTGACATTGCACATTTCCCAGAAGTATGTGAAGCAAGCCTTGGGCTCTTACCATCCCCGTCGGAGCTCATGGCGAAGTACTCGTCTTCCTTTTTGGAATGCAGGGCTGCAACTTACAGGGACACTGGAAGGGGACAAACATTTAGAAGGAATAGGATCTTAGGCAAGGGTCAATGGCCCCCGACTGACCTGTTCAACTCTTAtgtatactgaataaaaatataaaaacgcaacaattt containing:
- the LOC139390593 gene encoding short coiled-coil protein B-like; translated protein: MSSDGDGDMENQAELEEKTRLINQVLELQHTLEDLSSRVDAVKEENLKLKSENQVLGQYIENLMSASSVFQTTDTKSKRK